A window of the Gossypium hirsutum isolate 1008001.06 chromosome A05, Gossypium_hirsutum_v2.1, whole genome shotgun sequence genome harbors these coding sequences:
- the LOC107958504 gene encoding 26S proteasome regulatory subunit 8 homolog B isoform X1, whose amino-acid sequence MQSRFDILKIHSRRMNLMRGIDLKKIAEKMNCASGAELKAVCTESGMFALRERRVYVTQEDFEMAVAKVMKKESEKNMSLRKLWK is encoded by the exons ATGCAGTCTCGTTTCGACATCTTAAAAATACATTCTAGAAGAATGAATTTGATGAGAGGGATTGATCTAAAGAAGATTGCTGAGAAGATGAACTGTGCTTCTGGTGCAGAGCTTAAG GCTGTGTGCACGGAATCAGGAATGTTTGCTTTGAGGGAAAGGAGAGTCTACGTAACACAAGAAGATTTCGAGATGGCGGTGGCGAAAGTAATGAAGAAGGAGAGCGAGAAAAACATGTCCTTACGGAAGCTATGGAAgtga
- the LOC107958504 gene encoding glycine--tRNA ligase, chloroplastic/mitochondrial 2 isoform X2, whose amino-acid sequence MAAPFLSTPFQPYVYQISVESLCPKQAENELEVRGPPALKAFDPKENPTKAAEGFCRRYAVPLDSLFRKADVSFRHLKNTF is encoded by the exons ATGGCTGCCCCTTTTCTTTCTACTCCTTTTCAACCCTACGTTTATCAG ATATCTGTTGAAAGTCTTTGTCCAAAGCAAGCAGAGAACGAGCTTGAGGTTCGGGGACCTCCCGCTTTGAAAGCCTTTGACCCTAAGGAAAATCCTACAAAG GCTGCTGAGGGTTTTTGCCGCAGATATGCTGTTCCACTAGATTCTTTGTTCAGAAAGGCAGACG TCTCGTTTCGACATCTTAAAAATACATTCTAG